One region of Cloacibacillus sp. An23 genomic DNA includes:
- a CDS encoding DMT family transporter, protein MKLSLRGNPVLAADLTLALVALIWGAGIPLSAVLARGLTPLWAVALRMLLASFFLIIMFRRTITSSSARDWKISFLLTAVLTAVFVSMTFGLSYSTASKQAFIGGLNVILVPLFVWLFYRKRPPARLFAGAGLTTAGLLVMGFTPGMEFNFGDFLSFIMAVSYALQIIGGGFCARRVEPARLTALHIIMLSAVLTALALIFEPLPQISDFTPKICGALLCVSLCNTILCFNMQFRAQKKTSATHAAVIFSLEGLFGYILAVASGQDPFHLQGALGGLMIIAGMLVTELDGVTTRKK, encoded by the coding sequence ATGAAGCTGAGCCTTCGCGGTAATCCGGTGCTCGCGGCGGATCTGACGCTCGCGCTCGTCGCTCTGATATGGGGCGCGGGAATTCCGCTCTCCGCCGTACTCGCGCGCGGACTCACACCTCTTTGGGCTGTCGCGCTGCGTATGCTGCTCGCGTCGTTCTTCCTTATAATTATGTTCCGCCGCACGATAACGTCGTCGAGCGCGCGCGACTGGAAAATTTCTTTTCTCCTCACGGCGGTGCTGACGGCCGTATTCGTCTCGATGACCTTCGGCCTCTCCTACAGCACGGCGAGTAAGCAGGCCTTCATCGGCGGGCTGAACGTCATACTGGTCCCGCTGTTCGTCTGGCTCTTCTACCGGAAGCGTCCGCCCGCACGCCTCTTCGCCGGCGCGGGGCTCACGACCGCGGGGCTGCTCGTCATGGGCTTCACGCCTGGAATGGAGTTCAACTTCGGCGACTTCCTCTCGTTCATCATGGCGGTATCCTACGCGCTGCAGATCATAGGCGGCGGGTTCTGCGCGCGGCGCGTCGAACCCGCGCGTCTCACGGCGCTGCACATAATCATGCTCTCTGCAGTGCTGACGGCGCTGGCGCTCATATTCGAGCCGCTGCCGCAAATCTCCGACTTCACGCCCAAGATATGCGGCGCTCTGCTCTGCGTCTCGCTCTGCAACACGATACTATGCTTCAACATGCAGTTCCGCGCGCAGAAAAAAACCAGCGCGACGCACGCGGCGGTCATCTTCTCGCTCGAGGGGCTCTTCGGCTACATACTCGCCGTCGCGAGCGGTCAGGACCCTTTCCACCTCCAGGGGGCGCTCGGGGGGCTCATGATCATCGCGGGAATGCTTGTGACCGAGCTTGACGGCGTGACGACGCGCAAAAAATAG
- a CDS encoding amino acid ABC transporter permease → MRFNWEYFFETLPLIASKLNVTLSLTLISAFFSLVIGIVLALISYYNVKGLSQLLRVWISFIRGTPVATQLFFFYYGMANISSIILNMSPTVAVAVIMSLNMGAFVSESIRGALISVDEGQREAAMSLGMSGWQMTTRIVIPQAIRVALPPLFNDLINLFKMSSLAFLVGVRDVMGAAKIESTQTFLFFECYACVMAVYWVVTLMLTFVQRRLEARCNAIY, encoded by the coding sequence ATGAGATTCAACTGGGAATATTTCTTCGAGACTCTTCCGCTGATTGCGAGCAAACTCAACGTCACGCTCTCGCTCACTCTTATAAGCGCTTTTTTCTCTCTTGTAATAGGCATCGTGCTCGCGCTCATCAGCTATTACAACGTCAAGGGGCTGAGCCAGCTCCTGCGCGTCTGGATTTCGTTTATACGCGGCACGCCGGTCGCGACGCAGCTTTTCTTCTTCTATTACGGAATGGCGAACATCAGCTCGATAATCCTGAACATGTCGCCTACGGTCGCCGTCGCGGTCATTATGAGCCTCAACATGGGGGCGTTCGTCTCAGAGTCTATACGCGGCGCGCTGATTTCCGTAGACGAGGGGCAGCGCGAGGCGGCGATGTCGCTCGGCATGAGCGGATGGCAGATGACGACGCGCATAGTTATACCGCAGGCGATACGCGTCGCGCTCCCCCCGCTCTTCAACGACCTTATCAACCTCTTCAAGATGTCCTCGCTCGCCTTCCTCGTCGGCGTGCGCGACGTCATGGGCGCGGCGAAGATAGAAAGCACGCAGACCTTCCTGTTCTTCGAGTGCTATGCATGCGTCATGGCCGTCTACTGGGTCGTCACGC